The DNA region CACAAATGGCATCTCGTTTGCGCTTAGAAGGCAAAGAGTGGACGCTcgtatcgtaaaaaaaaaacacacacattaagtTTCTTGTCTTGTTCTGCAAAGTTACGCTGACACATGCAGTGCATAATAGAAGATTTACGGAAACGCTTCAGATACTGTACTTGCTAAAACGCGTCCactctattttttaaaacatagaCTCGTCGTAGGTGGCAAGGTACGAATCAAGGTCACCTTGCATCCTCCGACCGAGACCACCTTTGTCTGCCATTGGGAGGGCGCAGTGCATTCTGGGTAAAGACgttacgcaaaaaaaaaaaaaaaaaaaaaaaaaaatcttattttcaTACAGAAGCAATGAAACGCAAAAGGGTATCCAAATATAAACTACTGTAGTAGGACGGAGCATTTTTAGTGATACTGTACGTGACTCAGGTTTGCCGTCATACAACAGCACCATCTGTTGACGCCATCAAAGTACGACAGCAGTATCAAGCTTTGCAATTGAAcaagaaattaattttttttatcacgcACTCGATTgccactaaattaaataaaaaaaaaacacattatataCATGACAATAGgaatcaatcaatcactcaATCCACAAAAGGACTTACAATGGACATGACACTGATAATGTGTGTACAGTACTTCTATTTGGACTGTCGAGTCAGAAaaaggataataataataataaaaaaaagactcatggaCAAGTGTTAGTGTGTGTTGCTGGAGCACCAAGAGAAGACCCTGCTTCTGCGAGGAGCTGCCATTTGCGACTTTATttacaagtaaacaaaaaaatagagctGACGTCGCTTCATTTTGCTTCTTCctattgacactttttttttttgttttggtgatgCTTCTATTCTTTGGTTTCCAAAGCACAACAAAATAGTCCCAGAGCACAGCCCAGTAGAGGACAAGTTTTCTTGCATCATATTTAaagatatattattattatgaatctATTGACAGCTTGCATGACTTCCATCAGGAACAGCAATGCTTGTGCGTTTGGATGCATAGCGGCTGATTGAAGCCAAGTGTGAGTGCACGTTCATCCCGACTTTTGTTTGAAGGTTAGCGAGAgaagctaataaaaaaaatagcaaatttaTTTTGATGATTCCGAATTTATCTGCTAGATATGCAATTTCAAGCCAAAAGGGCTTTTTTACTTTGATTTAACAGTGACTTCATAACACGGGCCAAATTCAAgctagtactgtaatttccagactataagccgcaacttttttcacacgctttcaaccctgcggttaatgCGGCTGATTTGCGATTCTTTTTTTCTAACCgccgcaaggggcactcgagcggaaaaggtaagtgtgagaccagtggaatatatgtatcaaggaagtgacttttgccggtatttattattattattttttttaaaacagccgttagcaccgcgctagcgccCCATCCTCCTTTTGTTCCCCCATATTGTCTGTGTCTCACAAACTCAACAGTGTGTgcgttaacatggatatttaaatttttgtgtACACGTGTCACTAGAAGTTAGCGTGGTGCtatgctgctgtgttactgccacgtctcagtgattttgttttgttttttaaccggccccattagcgctgtgctcccatattgctactgtgtagctcctgaggccgtttttttttttttccaaaccagccctgttcatgctaccgtgttgttgctatgttaagctaaggtattacaactttgaaaacactttgtttactgtctttctttgtaaatatctcgtgtttcaatgtgggcacttgcggcttttacatgtaccaaatggtatttcctttacaaatgtactggctgaggctaataaccaggtgcgctctataggccggaaCTTACGGTAGTCACGTTTGGCATCACTTTTCATACAGTTAGAGCTAATCTTGATCAGAATTGTTTCACTCTCTATTTTCGGTTGACAATTTGCACGTTTAGTGTTTTGAGGCTACATTACTCGTCTTTGTCGCCATCCGCTTGCCAACGCTGTCATTGATTGCGTTTCTCGAGCCGGACGCTCATTTGTTGGCGTCGCCGCGCAGGTGCTTCTCGTGCTGCCGCTTGGTGATGACGTACTTGAAGAATTCGTACACGGACCAACTGATGGCAGTGGAGGGCATCTGGTAGATAACGCGGGCCTGCACGCCTTTGAAGAAGGCTGGCGCGCCGCCTGCGCGGTAGACCGTCCGAAATGCTTCCCCCAGCCCGGAGATGTGGCGGGCTGCCGCCGGCGAGCCGCCCAAGTCGGCCTGCAGGACGTGCGCGCTGGCCACCTCCTGCGTGTTGAGCAGCGTCTTGCAGACGTCGAGCGGCGTGGTGGCGGCTGCGGCCAACGCGCCGGCCAGCGCCCCTGACACCACGTGGGAGGTGGGGTTGTAGTGTCTGTGAGGGTTGAGCGCCTCCTGGAGGTACTCGTATGTCATGAAGTGGAGCGCCTGAAAGGGCACGTTCATGGTCAGCTGCGTGGTGTAGCTACGGTAGAAGGCCGCCGGACCCTCCTGGCGCAGCGTGGTGCCCACGCAGTCCAGCACGCCGCGGTATGGCGAGCCAAACATCTGGATGCGCTGTTTCACCACTGCGAGACAAAAGGGTCTCCATTCAGTTTACTCTCAAAAGAAACATAGAGAATGACAGTTTGTGAACATTGCCTTATGGATGCTAAAATACAAGGAAAAATGCCATTGacgtgctaacgttagcgtcgATCGTCGCAGTTGAAGAACTCCCGATGACAGATACGTGAATGCGTCTAACTCGGAAAAGTTGCGGCACTTGCAAGTCAAGCTAGCACTGAAACACAATTTCATCTTACACTTAGCAAACAAATGCCTTGATGTGTGTTTACCTTCAGCTGGGTTCATCATAGCGTCATGGATGACGGTGGCCATGCAGCCCGCCACTCCTGCACAGACAAAACCCGTACGATCAAAACCCGCACACGACACGACTCAATCGCGAAGACGCACGCGCTCAAAGCGCACTGACCGTTGGCGAAGTGGCTGTTGGCGCCGGGGTGGATGGCGTTGCTCAGCGTGAACTTGATGCGCTCGTAGCAGGCAAAGTAGAGCGCGTGGGCGGGGCCGGCGCCCACCGCCAACACGTTGATGCCGCGGATAGGGCGCCAGACGCCCTCCGTGCGCACGATCTGCCGCAGGGCGTCCATCACGTTGCGGTAGCGGGCGTTTGGCTCTGGGCGCAAGCTCTGCATGCGAGTCTAGCGGGAGCGAAACGCAAATTTCATCAATTGTGATGAACGCGCTCTTGTATCATAATTACACTGTCTTAGGGGGCAAGGACAAAGgaagaaataatgtaaaaaaaaaaaaagttcacatttttgtcaggggttttgttttggacatgtacagtgaacaaaataagtatttgagcaccctgctatattgcaagttctcccacttaggaatcatggaggggtctgaaattttcatcgtaggtgcatgtccactgtgagagagatcatctacaaaggaaaatccagaaatcacaatgtatgatttttttttaaacgatttatttgtgcgatacagcagcaaacaagtatttgaacacctgagaaaaccaatgttaatatttggtacagtagcctttgtttgcaattacagaggtcaaacgtttcctgtagttgttcaccaggtttgcacacactgcaggagggattttgccccactcctccacacagatcttctctagatcagacaggtttctgggctctcgctgagaaacacggagtttcagctccctccaaagattttctattgggtttaggtctggagactggctaggccacgccagaaccttgatacgcttcttacggagccactccttggttttcctggctgtgtgcttcgggtcattgtcatgttgaaagacccagccatgacccatcttcagtgctcagaccgagggaaagaggttgttccccaaaatctcacaatacttggccgcggtcatcctctccttaatacagtgcagtcgtcctgtcccatgtgcagaaaaacacccccaaagcatgatgctaccacctccatggttcacagtagggatggtgttcttgggatggaactcgtcattcgtcttcctccaaacacggttagtggaactatgatcaaaaagttccattttggcctcatctgaccacaaaaccttctccagtgactcctctgtatcatccaaatggtcattgccaaacttgacatgtgatggtttaagcaggggaaccttccgtgccatgcatgatttcaaactatgatgtcttagtgtattaccaccAGTCACCTTCGAAatggtggtcccaactcttttcaggttattgaccaagtcctgtcgtgtagtcctcgtctgattccttacctttctaaggataattgagaccccacgaggtgatatcttgtcttggtctttggtcttggccatgttacaagtttgagtcttagtgattgtatggggtggacaggtgtctttatgcagctgacgacctcaaacaggtgcatctgtatcaggataatacttggagtggacgtggacttttaaaggcggaataACAGGTCtatgagggtcagaattctagctaatagacaggtgttcaaatacttatttgcagctgtatcacacaaataaattgttaaaaaaaaaatcatacattgtgatttctggatttttctttttagattttctctctcacagtggacacgcacctacgatgaaaatttcatgatatctaagtgggagaacttgcaatatagcagggtgttcaaatacttaagtTTCTTCACAGTGTCTACCCGCGCAGTTTACAAatccatccaggaggtggcggtaAAAGTCAACAGTACAaatttcgcaaaaaaaaaaaaaaaaaaaaaagtcaaaaccaaGTAGATTTTATTTGAGTTTGCACAAACTATTTTGTAATAGGATTTTCAAAAGTTTCATTATTTGGATTTATCACAATGATAACCAAACGTGTTGAGGAAAAGATGAAAACTCCGGACAGATCACAATCGCGACATGTGTACTTTTGTTTTGGATATGGAAGATGTCGCAATCCGCAAATGTCGTAATCAGGAAGTGTGGCCAGCAGAAAACGTCCGAGATGTCCTTGTGGAAATTCCCActttcccacaaaaaaaacgaaaccTAAGGTGGAATGTGTCCAGTCATCCTGAGTGTGCTCCACAGCTAAACCCACCCCCCCATCTTATCCCGTAACTCTATTTCAGCACAGCCGCCGAGTTCAGCGACACTGCGGCGTCCGTAGGCTGCAAAAGTCACAGGAGAGAATCGAACATTAACCCTAATGCCGTCTGCAACGGGGAAAATTGATTTACAACTTTGCAGCGACGCAGTAGACAACCCTGAAAACACTTATTGTTggtttttcctcttttatttaagattttatttttagggtTGAACAAAAAACTGCCAGTATATTCAAAGACTGGTTGCTAcctggcggcacgatggatcagctggtaaagtgttggcctcacagttctgaggaccccagttcgatcctggccccgcctgtgtggagcttgcatgttctccccgtgcctgcatgggttttccccgggcactccggtttcctcccccgcCTCAAAaacatcattaattggacacaaaattgcccctaggtgccatttttttggggggatgtttgtctctatgtgccctgtgattggctggcaaccagttcagggtgtcccttgcctcctgccccttgacagctgggataggctccagtgttccccgcgaccctcgtgaggataagcggcaaagaaaatagatggctggatcTATGCCTGACTAAcaggaaaatttttttttgctggctgTATCCATTGTGTTGGTcacagagaacatttttttttcttttgtttcaagAATATTGCTGAAGATAAACTccctcacgaaaaaaaaaaaatcacatgctttttgctttgtttgaaaaaataataataacattattattaGCTTGTCTGCCCACAGACAAAATTTTGTGCTATTAATCCGAGCGACACAAAAATTGGTCAGTTTATTTGCCAGTCTTTCAATCATCATGTAAACTGAATAAATCTCCACCATGTCtaattttttaatcaattacatTACAACTGCAGTTCCATGTCCCCTCTAAGCGATTTAACCATCTTTTCGAGTGGCACGTCACACATTCAGAACCACTTCCCGTTTTCTCAATGGTTCTGCTATAGTCAAATGTAACAAGGGTTTGTTTACAAGTTTAGCCACCGGTGCCATTGTGACCCGGAAATACATGCGGCGCACTGAAAGGGCACGCACGCCATTCCGCGTTGTTGCGAACTTGGAACGGCGTTGCGCAAACATCACAACCGACTTGCAGGGGGACTTCAGCCATGAGGAAATTTCCAGAAGCATTTTTCTGGATGGAAAGTTGGTCCAGTTGAGTTGATGACTCAGCGGCAATGAGGAAACTTTCCATCAAATATTCTCGGGACTTCCCGGAGCTGAACACATTTTAACCGGAGTGGTTCCTTCCTTGTTCAGACCTGGACACTAAAAGAGCTGAAGGGATACAACGCAGGCGCCATGACCTCTACTGTTCCCATTTGGGCATATCAACACTGAATGTGGTGACTGCTTTAGTAGGTTGTGATGTGCAAATTGTTACACTCTGATTCATTTTCATTGACTTCACTGCTTTGTATTCAGGCATCAGTCATTAATGATGGCTAATTTCAGGAGCAGTGTGTGTTTTACTCAAGCAGCCACATGTAAAATCAATTCTAGTGCACAACCACTCGTTGAGTTACGTTTGAGTAGAGACATCGTAGGTTATAAACTCATATGTTGTAATATGCTCTGCATATCTGTCAGTTCACCTGTGTGACCCATT from Syngnathoides biaculeatus isolate LvHL_M chromosome 9, ASM1980259v1, whole genome shotgun sequence includes:
- the LOC133506145 gene encoding mitoferrin-2-like encodes the protein MEAGGFVSRRTSLDSPGVDNRVATGTDVRWLGGRLLGTAGGLVGALPARVTGEQDFSPAFCRPTAECSIEADVDYEGLPRGATTGTHMLAGAVAGIMEHCLMYPIDCVKTRMQSLRPEPNARYRNVMDALRQIVRTEGVWRPIRGINVLAVGAGPAHALYFACYERIKFTLSNAIHPGANSHFANGVAGCMATVIHDAMMNPAEVVKQRIQMFGSPYRGVLDCVGTTLRQEGPAAFYRSYTTQLTMNVPFQALHFMTYEYLQEALNPHRHYNPTSHVVSGALAGALAAAATTPLDVCKTLLNTQEVASAHVLQADLGGSPAAARHISGLGEAFRTVYRAGGAPAFFKGVQARVIYQMPSTAISWSVYEFFKYVITKRQHEKHLRGDANK